A genomic segment from Nicotiana tabacum cultivar K326 chromosome 9, ASM71507v2, whole genome shotgun sequence encodes:
- the LOC107805329 gene encoding osmotin-like protein precursor (The RefSeq protein has 1 substitution compared to this genomic sequence), with protein MASSSTKTLLSLSLFLTLCALSQATYSGLILTLVNNCPYTIWPAIQPNAGHPVLERGGFALHTLTHRSFAAPTTHWSGRIWARTGCSYAHGKFNCATGDCGGRIECDGLGGATPATLAQFVLHHGHADFSSYGVSLVDGFNIPLTVTPHEGKGQCPVVGCRAEILQTCPAVLQLRSHGGHGPVVGCKSGCEAFKTDELCCRNHFNSPQTCKGSSYSEFFKHACPATFTYAHDSPSLMHECSSPHELKVILCH; from the exons ATGGCTTCTTCATCTACAAAAACTTTACTTTCACTCTCTCTCTTTTTAACCCTTTGTGCTCTCTCTCAAGCCACTTACTCTGGTTTAATTCTAACCCTAGTTAACAACTGTCCTTACACTATCTGGCCAGCCATTCAACCAAATGCCGGACACCCAGTTCTCGAACGCGGCGGCTTTGCACTTCACACACTCACACACCGCTCTTTTGCTGCACCGACTACCCACTGGTCCGGTAGAATCTGGGCTAGAACTGGCTGTAGTTACGCTCACGGTAAGTTCAACTGCGCCACCGGCGACTGTGGGGGCCGTATAGAGTGTGATGGACTTGGTGGGGCCACCCCTGCCACGTTGGCACAGTTTGTTCTACACCATGGACATGCTGATTTCTCGTCTTATGGTGTTAGCCTTGTCGATGGTTTCAATATTCCTCTAACTGTAACTCCACACGAAG gTAAAGGACAGTGTCCAGTGGTTGGGTGCAGGGCTGAAATTTTGCAAACTTGTCCAGCAGTTTTGCAGTTAAGGTCACATGGTGGACATGGACCAGTTGTTGGGTGTAAGAGTGGGTGTGAGGCATTTAAAACTGATGAACTCTGTTGTAGGAATCATTTTAATAGTCCACAGACTTGTAAGGGTTCGAGTTATTCCGAGTTTTTTAAGCATGCTTGTCCTGCTACTTTTACTTATGCTCATGATAGCCCTTCACTTATGCATGAGTGCTCGTCTCCGCATGAGCTTAAGGTTATTTTCTGTCACTAA